GCAGAATCATGCTCCCGCCGCCGCCGTAGCCCCACAGCGTCGCCTGCGTCATCGTTACCGCCAGCCGGAAGTCCGCCGCTAGGAACCGCTTGTGCACGCTGATGGGCGACCCGTAACTGGTAACGCCCACGAACTCAAAGTCCCACGTCTCGCGCGCCTTGCTCACCACTATGGGAATGCCCGACGACAGAATCTCCTTGCCCAACTTGCGCTCCAACTCGCTCTCGCTCATTTCGCGGAGCGCGCCGCTGGCAATGAGAATCTCCACGTACTTGCCGGCTTCTTTGATCTTCTCCAGGATGGGCGGCAGAAGTTTGTACGCGGGGGTCAGGCGGGCAAAATTGTCCACGAGGATGACAACGCGGTTCGCCTTGCGCAGGCGCTCGGAGAATGGCGGGCCGGCAACCGGGTTCTCCAGCGCCGCCAGGATGGCGTCATTGAGGTTTGGCATCTCGCCGGGAAACGGCACGTCGGTGTTCAGGACAAGATTCTTGTCCGGCACCTCCAGGTCAAGAACCCCCTTCACGCCGTAAGGAACGTGGATGACTGCCATTGTCCATCTCCTTTCCGTTCGCACCTGCTGCGGTGCGCAATTGAGGATACTATGGAATTGTTATCCGCCGGCCAGGTTCAGAATCAGCGCGATTTCGTCCCCATCGCCAACCGGCGTCCGAAGCGCCTCGTCGCGATTCAACTGGACCGGCGCATCGCCCACGAAAGCCGTCCACGCCGGTACGACGTGCCCGCTCGCGTCATACAGGTAGCGCCGCATCTCGGCCCCGTACCGCGCCACCAGGGCGTCCAGCACATCGCCCACCGTCGCGGGCGCCTCCAGCGCAACTTGCACCCGATCCTGCCCCGCCGTGCCGTTGAGCGGCGGGTACAGGTGAACCGACAGGTTTACCGTGCGTCGCTGCTCACTCAACCTTGCCGCAGTCCGATACCGGAAGTTTGCCGCGGGCTTCCAGGTCGTCGGCGATGGCGTTCAGCCCCAGCCGTTCCAGGCCCGCGCGGGTGGGCAGCCCCGTGTCGGGATCCCACCGACGGTCCTCATAGTACTCGTCCAGGATGGCGTCAAACTTCTCCAAGTCAACGACGGCCCCGCCGCTCGGGCCTCCGCCCAGCAGCGGCTCCTCAAAGAAGCGCCGCGGGATCACGTCGTCGGCGCGGGTCGCACCGCACCGCGTGTTGTACGCCTTCTCCACGTTGAACGTGCGCTCGCCCGCCATGAGCATCTCTTCTTCGCTCAGGTTGCGCCCCGTGCAGGCGTTGTAGAATCGCGTGGCCAGGTGCACGCCCTTGCGGTACAGGTACGGGAACGTGGCCGAACGGTAGTACGCGAACTTGCACAGGCCCAAGATGTCGCCGATGGTAACGAAGTCTTCGCTGAACTTCAGCATCCTGCCCTTGCCGCGCACCCCTTGCTTGATGTCGGCCGCCTCCTCGGAGCCGAACCACTGGAGCGCCTCTTCGGGCCGCATGATCTCCTCAATGTACGGGTTGGAGCGCAGGTGATCGCTCCCGCGCGTGGATGTGGCGTAGGACACCGCCCGAACCGGCATCCCGCGCGGGTCGCCTGCCGTCATCTCGCCGCCCTTCACGTGCATGGCGAAACGCTCGCTGCCCCGCCCGATCTTGGCCGCCGCCCGCTTGGTGCCCTCCGCCAGAATGTTGGCCAATTCGCCCTGCCGCAGCGCGATCCGCCGCGTCAGTTCCAGCCAGGCCGCCTCGTTGCCAAACTCCAGCCTGAGACCCTCGGTCTCCTTCTCGGTCAAGATCCCGTTTTCAAAGCACTCCATGGCGAAGGCAATGGTATCGCCCGTGCCTTCGGTGTCCAGGCCGTAGTGGTTGCACTGATTGGACCAGGCGATGACCGCCTCTGGGTTCGTAACGCCGCACGTCATGGAGCGGGCGATGGTCTCCCATTCCAGTTTGGCCGTAACGCCCGCGTAGGGACCTGTGCGCACCCGATAGTCGCGGCGGCAGCGCACCGGGCACGCCAGGCACGCCCCCGCCTTGACCTGATAGTCCGAGCGGAAAATCTCCGGATCCAGCGTCTCCCAATGATACGCGCCGTAGCGCCAGTTCTCCGCGCCGTGGATACCGAACTTCACGCGGTGGCCCATGAAGCGGCACGTCCCGTACTTCGTCGCCGGCGGCACGTAGGGGTCCACGGCGATGGTATCCAGGTAGTCCTTGTACGCCGCCTTCAGCGCCGCGATGTCGGCCACGCCGATGTCGCCGGTGCCCCGTGTTACGATGGCCTTCAGGTTCTTGGAGCCCATCACGGCACCAAGGCCGCACCGCGCGCTCACGCCCTTGTCGGCCCCGTTGTGGTACACGCCGGCCAGCCGCACCAGGTTCTCGCCTGCCGGGCCGATGCTCACTGTGCACACATCGGCGCCGAAGGTCGTGCGCGCCCAACTGTGCACCGCCGACGTGAACTGACCCCGCAGGTGGCTCGCGTCGCGAATCTCAACCGTGTCGTTGTCAACATACAGGTACACCGGCCTCTCGGCCTTGCCCTGGAAGATGAGCACGTCGTACCCCGCGCGCTTGAGTTCCGCCCCCCATGACGCGCCCGAGTGGCCATCGCCGTGCATGTTCGTCAGCGGCGACCGCGCGGCAACCGTCGTGCGACTGGCCGCGGGCACCCCCGTCCCGATGAGGGCGCCGGGTGAGAAAATCAGCCTGTTCGCGGGGTCAAAAGGCTCCACCTCGGGTGGAACCTCCTCGTAGAGAATCTTGGACGCGATGCCGCGCCCCCCCAGGAACAAATCCGTATATTCGGGGCCCAGTTCCTGCGTCGTAATGGCTCCGGTGCTCAAATCCACCCGCAGAATCTTGCCCGCATACGAGTTCTTCTTCGCCATGATGCCTACCCCCTCTTCTCAAGTCGTTTCAGGACTGGCCCCTCGCCGCTGGGGGTGTTGCGTCGCAACTCGTCGCTCGCGGCCAGCAGCGCCGCAAAGCGCAGGCGATTGTGCTCGGATACCTCCTCGTCGGTCAGCGCGTCCAGCACATGCGACGGACAGATGTCCACACATGCCGGCGATTCCCCGCCGCACAGGTCGCACTTGATCGCCTTGTTCGTAACCGGATCCAGCGTGATGATGCCATAGGGGCAGGCCCCCACGCACGCCCCGCACGAGGTGCATTTCGCCTCGTCCACGACGACGATCTGCAGTTTCTTGTTCAGCACGATGGCGTCAAATTTGCAAGCCGCCTGGCAGGCGGGATCCTGGCACTGCTGGCAGGTAACCGGCACATCCACGCCGGTGGACAGTTCAGCAACCCGAATCCGCGCCCGGTAGGGGTTGAAAGCCCCAACGTGCTGAAGAGAGCAGTACAATTCGCACAGATGACACCCGCTGCAAATCCCCGTCGCCTCCCACGGGCGATTGGTATAAACAATCCGCTTCTTCTTTGCCATGAGATTCTCTCCAAATTGGATTTGGCTGCAGAGAGGGACACAAAGTGGAAACACGCTGTTTCTATCATCATAACACAAAAACCGGCTATACAACGTTGTAGTTGCATTGCAACAACGTTGCGCCATGGCGAGGGCCGCTGTGTTGGAACTGCGATACAGTGGCAAACAGAGGGCTATGAAGGCGAGTACAGGTATCCTTTGCCGCGAATGGTGCGAATCAGGCTCGGCCTCGCCGGATCCGGCTCTATCTTGCGCCTCAGCCGCGAGATGTGCGGGCGGATGATCTCGGCGGCCTCCCGTTCGGGCACATCGTATCCAAGCGCCGCTTTGGCCAGGCGGCGGCACGAGAACACCGTGTCGGGATTGCGCAGGAACTGGGCCATCAGCGCCATCTCATTGCCCGTCAGCGCCA
The sequence above is drawn from the Chloroflexota bacterium genome and encodes:
- a CDS encoding MoaD/ThiS family protein: MSEQRRTVNLSVHLYPPLNGTAGQDRVQVALEAPATVGDVLDALVARYGAEMRRYLYDASGHVVPAWTAFVGDAPVQLNRDEALRTPVGDGDEIALILNLAGG
- a CDS encoding aldehyde ferredoxin oxidoreductase family protein → MAKKNSYAGKILRVDLSTGAITTQELGPEYTDLFLGGRGIASKILYEEVPPEVEPFDPANRLIFSPGALIGTGVPAASRTTVAARSPLTNMHGDGHSGASWGAELKRAGYDVLIFQGKAERPVYLYVDNDTVEIRDASHLRGQFTSAVHSWARTTFGADVCTVSIGPAGENLVRLAGVYHNGADKGVSARCGLGAVMGSKNLKAIVTRGTGDIGVADIAALKAAYKDYLDTIAVDPYVPPATKYGTCRFMGHRVKFGIHGAENWRYGAYHWETLDPEIFRSDYQVKAGACLACPVRCRRDYRVRTGPYAGVTAKLEWETIARSMTCGVTNPEAVIAWSNQCNHYGLDTEGTGDTIAFAMECFENGILTEKETEGLRLEFGNEAAWLELTRRIALRQGELANILAEGTKRAAAKIGRGSERFAMHVKGGEMTAGDPRGMPVRAVSYATSTRGSDHLRSNPYIEEIMRPEEALQWFGSEEAADIKQGVRGKGRMLKFSEDFVTIGDILGLCKFAYYRSATFPYLYRKGVHLATRFYNACTGRNLSEEEMLMAGERTFNVEKAYNTRCGATRADDVIPRRFFEEPLLGGGPSGGAVVDLEKFDAILDEYYEDRRWDPDTGLPTRAGLERLGLNAIADDLEARGKLPVSDCGKVE
- a CDS encoding 4Fe-4S dicluster domain-containing protein — its product is MAKKKRIVYTNRPWEATGICSGCHLCELYCSLQHVGAFNPYRARIRVAELSTGVDVPVTCQQCQDPACQAACKFDAIVLNKKLQIVVVDEAKCTSCGACVGACPYGIITLDPVTNKAIKCDLCGGESPACVDICPSHVLDALTDEEVSEHNRLRFAALLAASDELRRNTPSGEGPVLKRLEKRG